A genomic segment from Micromonospora echinaurantiaca encodes:
- a CDS encoding HAD family hydrolase encodes MARERATALLVDFDGVLRCWDPAVAAGVEREYGLSEGVLSEIAMQWGRLQPVLTGQVSHADWMTSVADALAGPAGGPERARAAVEQWQRYRGEVDGEVLDFLREVRAAGLPVGLATNATDLLDADLAALGLESEFDTVVNSYRLGVNKPAKEYFQAACQAVATPPDRVLFVDDEDWSVRGARAAGLSAHRWSGPGDLRYLRAALAY; translated from the coding sequence GTGGCTCGGGAACGCGCGACGGCGCTGCTGGTGGACTTCGACGGCGTGCTGCGGTGCTGGGACCCGGCGGTGGCCGCCGGCGTGGAGCGGGAGTACGGCCTCTCCGAGGGCGTGCTCAGCGAGATCGCCATGCAGTGGGGCCGGCTCCAGCCGGTGCTCACCGGCCAGGTCAGCCACGCCGACTGGATGACCAGCGTGGCCGACGCGCTGGCCGGGCCGGCCGGCGGGCCGGAGCGGGCCCGGGCCGCGGTCGAGCAGTGGCAGCGCTACCGGGGTGAGGTGGACGGCGAGGTGCTCGACTTCCTCCGCGAGGTGCGTGCCGCCGGCCTCCCGGTCGGCCTCGCCACCAACGCCACCGACCTGCTCGACGCCGACCTCGCCGCGCTCGGTCTGGAGAGCGAGTTCGACACCGTGGTCAACTCGTACCGGCTCGGGGTGAACAAGCCGGCCAAGGAGTACTTCCAGGCCGCCTGCCAGGCGGTGGCCACCCCGCCGGACCGGGTGCTCTTCGTCGACGACGAGGACTGGTCGGTGCGCGGCGCCCGGGCGGCCGGGCTGTCCGCGCACCGCTGGAGCGGCCCGGGCGACCTGCGCTACCTGCGGGCGGCACTGGCGTACTGA